The Flavobacterium praedii genome window below encodes:
- a CDS encoding FecR family protein: MYQKEVFKELMYQFVSGEISLEGKAQLLKMIDDPQYEDDLDFILRENYERIGPVKANPESTQQFIQSLTKKINTINDQVAEEADSTLFNWKKLVVAASIVLVMGLGYVAFNRNKVSTAIANIDKNVIMPGRSGAILTLGDGSQIVLDSVANGVLANQSNTAVAKKDGEIIYTEGSNARGVINKMMTPRGRQFKLELSDGTKVWLNASSSISFPTAFAANERKVSIVGEVYFEVAKDKHRPFKVTVNDVEVQVLGTHFNVNGYDDEGEIKTSLIEGSILVGKKDQKVLLKPGQQANIKKSGGVKVKALDNFDEVLAWKNGMFHFDNASLETVLRQISRWYDVDVVMDKGVVSRNFEGEINRDLELSQVLKILEGNNVHFKIEGKILKVMP, from the coding sequence GGCAAAGCTCAATTATTAAAAATGATTGATGATCCTCAATATGAAGATGATTTAGATTTTATACTTCGTGAAAATTATGAACGTATTGGACCTGTTAAAGCAAATCCAGAATCAACACAACAATTTATCCAATCTCTCACAAAGAAAATAAATACAATAAACGACCAGGTTGCAGAAGAAGCTGATTCTACATTATTTAATTGGAAAAAATTAGTGGTCGCTGCAAGTATTGTTTTGGTTATGGGACTTGGTTATGTTGCATTCAATCGAAATAAAGTTTCAACAGCAATAGCAAATATTGATAAGAATGTTATTATGCCTGGTAGATCAGGTGCAATACTAACTTTGGGAGATGGTTCTCAAATTGTTTTAGATAGTGTTGCCAATGGAGTTCTAGCCAATCAAAGCAATACTGCCGTTGCCAAGAAAGATGGTGAAATAATTTATACAGAAGGAAGTAATGCTCGTGGTGTAATAAATAAAATGATGACTCCAAGAGGAAGACAATTTAAATTAGAATTATCAGATGGCACAAAAGTTTGGCTTAATGCTTCTTCTTCTATTTCATTTCCAACTGCATTTGCCGCCAATGAAAGAAAAGTATCAATAGTAGGAGAAGTTTATTTTGAAGTTGCCAAAGATAAACATAGACCTTTTAAAGTAACAGTTAACGATGTAGAAGTACAGGTTTTGGGGACTCATTTTAATGTTAATGGTTACGATGATGAAGGTGAAATCAAAACTTCGCTTATTGAAGGTAGTATATTAGTGGGCAAAAAAGATCAAAAAGTACTTTTGAAACCAGGTCAGCAAGCCAATATAAAAAAATCAGGTGGCGTTAAGGTAAAAGCCCTTGATAATTTTGATGAAGTATTGGCTTGGAAAAATGGTATGTTCCATTTTGATAATGCAAGTCTCGAAACGGTATTACGCCAAATAAGTCGTTGGTATGATGTAGATGTAGTTATGGATAAAGGAGTTGTTTCTAGAAACTTTGAAGGTGAAATAAATAGAGACCTAGAATTATCACAAGTATTGAAAATTTTAGAAGGAAATAATGTTCACTTTAAAATAGAAGGCAAAATTTTGAAAGTGATGCCATAA